A genome region from Crossiella equi includes the following:
- a CDS encoding IS630 family transposase — MVVAAAGKTCPAHRGHPGLGPLDHRPGFEKTELRPHLRKCWNIPPRANAEFAARMEDVLAVYARPYDPVRPVVCMDEKPFQFLSEVRDPLPDRPGRDARQDSEYLRCGTSSIFVWAEPLRGWRRVHALAQRTKLDWAGQVKHLLTVDYPDAETVVLVMDNLNTHGIASLYEAFAPDEAFALAQRLEIHHTPKHGSWLNIAENELSALSRQCLDRRISDLDTLNAELAAWQHAINAERRQVRWQFTTNDARVKLRHLYPKR, encoded by the coding sequence ATGGTCGTTGCGGCTGCTGGAAAAACATGTCCAGCTCACCGAGGACATCCCGGACTTGGACCACTCGACCATCGGCCGGGTTTTGAAAAAACGGAACTGCGTCCTCATCTGAGGAAGTGCTGGAACATCCCGCCGCGGGCGAACGCGGAGTTCGCCGCCCGCATGGAAGACGTCCTCGCCGTCTACGCCCGGCCCTACGATCCCGTCCGCCCGGTCGTGTGCATGGACGAGAAGCCCTTCCAGTTCCTCAGCGAGGTCCGCGACCCGCTGCCGGACCGGCCGGGCCGCGATGCCCGCCAGGACAGTGAATACCTCCGGTGCGGCACCAGCTCGATCTTCGTCTGGGCAGAACCCCTGCGCGGCTGGCGCCGCGTGCATGCCCTGGCCCAGCGAACCAAACTCGACTGGGCCGGGCAGGTCAAACACCTCCTGACCGTGGACTATCCCGACGCCGAGACCGTGGTGCTGGTCATGGACAACCTCAACACCCACGGCATCGCCTCCCTCTACGAAGCCTTCGCCCCCGACGAGGCCTTCGCCCTGGCACAGCGACTCGAGATCCACCACACACCCAAACACGGGTCCTGGCTCAACATCGCCGAGAACGAACTCTCAGCACTGTCACGGCAATGCCTCGACCGCCGCATCAGCGACCTCGACACCCTCAACGCCGAACTCGCCGCCTGGCAACACGCCATCAACGCCGAGCGGCGGCAGGTCCGCTGGCAGTTCACCACCAACGACGCACGCGTCAAACTCCGCCATCTCTACCCCAAGAGGTAG
- a CDS encoding C40 family peptidase codes for MQLPGGRGVVQAPNAKAAIAIRAALGQLGVPYVWGGRAPGRGFDCSGLTSWAYSRAGVTLPRVSRSQTVGARVSQSELQPGDLVVWAGHVAMYLGKGLMVEAGDPVQISRLRTTNLKMRFLGFYRPTA; via the coding sequence GTGCAGCTGCCTGGCGGGCGCGGCGTGGTGCAGGCGCCCAATGCGAAGGCCGCCATCGCCATCCGGGCCGCGCTCGGCCAGCTCGGCGTGCCCTACGTGTGGGGCGGTCGAGCTCCCGGCCGCGGGTTCGACTGCTCGGGCCTGACGAGCTGGGCCTACAGCCGGGCGGGGGTCACCCTGCCCAGGGTCTCGCGGTCGCAGACGGTCGGCGCCCGCGTCAGCCAGAGCGAGCTGCAGCCGGGAGACCTGGTGGTGTGGGCCGGGCACGTGGCGATGTACCTCGGCAAGGGCCTCATGGTCGAAGCCGGTGACCCAGTGCAGATCAGCCGCCTGCGCACGACCAATCTCAAGATGCGGTTCCTGGGCTTCTACCGCCCGACGGCCTGA
- a CDS encoding IS481 family transposase, whose protein sequence is MHRNARTTIHARQLINTRYQAGWPPARIAEQLGISRTTVHKWIHRYRTEGEAGLADRSSRPHTSPTRTPAELETAVLAARTEHRRGAVHLAGLLGLAAATVGRILRRHHVPALAHLDAVTGLPVRRRHTGIRYQRPHPGDLLHVDVKKLGRIPDGGGWRVHGRSEAVRGRGNGWDYLHVAVDDRSRLAYVEALPDEKGLTCAGFLHRAACWFREHGVTVLRVLTDNAKAYRVDRDWQAVCTALGIRRRFIKPGCPWTNGKAERFNRTLQTEFAYARAWTSNDERVAALPGWVDRYNTQRAHSALAGHPPISVLAG, encoded by the coding sequence ATGCACCGTAACGCCCGCACCACCATCCACGCACGCCAGCTCATCAACACCCGCTACCAGGCCGGGTGGCCACCGGCCCGCATCGCCGAACAACTCGGCATCTCCCGCACCACCGTGCACAAATGGATCCACCGCTACCGCACCGAGGGTGAAGCGGGCCTGGCCGACCGCTCCTCCCGCCCCCACACCAGCCCCACCCGCACCCCCGCCGAGCTCGAGACGGCGGTTCTGGCCGCCCGGACCGAGCACCGCCGGGGCGCGGTGCACCTGGCCGGACTGCTGGGGCTGGCCGCGGCCACCGTCGGCCGGATCCTGCGCCGACACCACGTGCCCGCACTCGCCCACCTGGACGCCGTCACCGGGCTGCCGGTGCGCCGCCGCCACACCGGGATCCGCTACCAGCGCCCGCACCCCGGTGACCTGCTGCATGTCGATGTCAAGAAGCTCGGCCGGATCCCTGATGGTGGTGGCTGGCGCGTGCACGGTCGCAGCGAGGCCGTCCGTGGCCGGGGCAACGGCTGGGACTACCTGCACGTGGCTGTCGATGACCGTTCCCGCCTGGCCTATGTCGAGGCGTTGCCGGATGAGAAGGGTCTGACCTGCGCGGGTTTCCTGCACAGGGCCGCTTGCTGGTTCCGGGAACACGGGGTGACCGTGTTGCGGGTGCTCACCGACAACGCCAAGGCCTACCGAGTGGACCGGGACTGGCAGGCGGTCTGCACCGCCCTGGGGATCCGGCGGCGCTTCATCAAACCGGGGTGTCCCTGGACCAACGGCAAGGCCGAGCGGTTCAACCGGACGTTGCAGACCGAGTTCGCCTACGCGAGGGCCTGGACCTCCAACGACGAGCGGGTGGCGGCACTGCCGGGCTGGGTGGATCGCTACAACACCCAACGCGCCCACTCAGCCCTGGCAGGCCACCCACCGATCAGCGTCCTGGCCGGGTGA